One genomic region from Amycolatopsis sp. FBCC-B4732 encodes:
- a CDS encoding tetratricopeptide repeat protein encodes MEYRMLGPLEAWHDGAPVPLGDQQQRFVLVVLLLNANKPVSSARLAEIVWTGRETKPTLVRSYVKRLRDVGVGIETTPTGYLLRVGDEELDTVRFDRLRAETGRAEDPRRKIELLREAVGLWRGRFLEDIDIDRVGGPGVGFPEESLSDVVGDLAELELDTGDHRSARDRLRPLVRSDPASQKHAELLMRALLAGGDQVGALRVFRGTQAALAELRMEPGPVLRNLAARAEHGDPPSSLPSRPGAFTGRVGELAKIEKAAVTGRSAVWVSGAPGVGKTGLAIEAAHRLRDRFQDGQLLARLNGFTPGVPETSVGDALTELLVELGVPAEQIPATVGRKVTLYQTTLWGTRTLVVLDNAASAEQIRPLLPEADGCLAIVTSRRMGDTGEPVRLSPLPADEAAELFTALTDAARVRGRAAEVALVVKRCGYLPMPIRVAAALFRRHDRWPLEHLLHLLEEGGPWGEDDGIAAVRVSYQQLGEPQRAMFRLLGGLPGPDVDVAGGAALAGCDVPAARLLLDDLHEVSLLEEAAPERYQMLDPLKEFAAVEPAPRQALVRLLDFYLVTLAAAVGAAYPFDRAQLPASDRSCPVTPAFADEAAGLRWIAAEQVNLVAAIHYAARHDLPEHTWRLAVLLWRYFNTTNQFEDWIGTLELAWETVSADPGNDYGQAHVLLRLATANDRRGRLAEALELAARALPKWHRLGDARGEAATLCALAIPTMELGKHEQAIAHLEAALAKYELSEDRRGEAHALSMLGYLNELHGNLEVALGQHEAAARMLREIGHVQGIAHALNNLGSVQENLGLLTEALGSYTEAHAHAAEVGDHCVEAYALNNIGNVHRQRGKFTEAVRYHDKAKEVAANVPDADLRTQLYLDRGATALARGAHRDALSAGRAALDLAVGDGNRTYQARAHRGVAETLHAMGAHDDAVTHWDAAVEAFAELGLPEAGELRSDRVDWECACASR; translated from the coding sequence GTGGAGTACCGGATGCTCGGCCCGTTGGAGGCGTGGCACGACGGCGCGCCGGTGCCGCTGGGTGACCAGCAGCAGCGGTTCGTCCTCGTCGTGCTGCTCCTGAACGCGAACAAGCCGGTGTCGAGCGCCCGCCTCGCCGAGATCGTCTGGACCGGCCGGGAAACCAAACCCACCCTGGTGCGCAGCTACGTCAAGCGGTTGCGCGACGTCGGCGTGGGCATCGAAACCACCCCGACCGGCTACCTCCTGCGCGTCGGCGACGAGGAGCTCGACACCGTCCGGTTCGACCGGCTGCGCGCCGAGACCGGGCGGGCCGAGGACCCGCGGCGGAAGATCGAGCTGCTGCGGGAGGCCGTCGGGCTGTGGCGGGGGCGGTTCCTCGAAGACATCGACATCGACCGCGTCGGCGGGCCGGGGGTCGGCTTCCCCGAGGAGAGTCTTTCCGACGTCGTGGGCGACCTCGCCGAGCTGGAGCTGGACACCGGTGACCACCGCTCGGCGCGCGACCGGCTGCGGCCGCTCGTGCGGTCCGACCCGGCCAGCCAGAAGCACGCCGAGCTCCTCATGCGTGCCCTGCTCGCCGGTGGTGACCAGGTCGGCGCGCTGCGCGTCTTCCGCGGCACCCAGGCCGCGCTCGCCGAGCTGCGCATGGAGCCTGGGCCCGTGCTGCGCAACCTCGCCGCGCGCGCCGAACACGGCGATCCGCCCAGCTCGCTGCCGTCGCGGCCCGGCGCGTTCACCGGACGGGTCGGCGAGCTCGCCAAGATCGAGAAGGCCGCCGTGACCGGCCGGAGCGCCGTCTGGGTCAGCGGAGCGCCCGGCGTCGGCAAGACCGGACTCGCCATCGAAGCCGCGCACCGGCTGCGCGACCGGTTCCAGGACGGCCAGCTCCTCGCCCGGCTCAACGGGTTCACCCCCGGCGTGCCCGAGACCAGCGTCGGCGACGCGCTCACCGAGCTGCTCGTCGAACTCGGCGTGCCGGCCGAGCAGATCCCGGCCACCGTCGGCCGGAAGGTCACGCTCTACCAAACGACACTGTGGGGCACGCGCACGCTGGTCGTGCTGGACAACGCCGCGTCGGCCGAGCAGATCCGGCCGCTGCTGCCCGAAGCCGACGGCTGCCTGGCCATCGTCACCAGCCGGCGGATGGGCGACACGGGCGAGCCCGTCCGGCTGTCACCGCTGCCCGCGGACGAGGCCGCCGAGCTGTTCACCGCGCTGACCGACGCGGCGCGCGTACGCGGGCGGGCGGCCGAGGTCGCGCTGGTCGTCAAGCGCTGCGGGTACCTGCCGATGCCGATCCGCGTCGCCGCCGCGCTGTTCCGGCGCCACGACCGGTGGCCGCTGGAGCACCTGCTCCACCTGCTCGAAGAAGGCGGCCCGTGGGGTGAGGACGACGGCATCGCCGCCGTCCGGGTGTCCTACCAGCAGCTCGGCGAGCCGCAGCGCGCCATGTTCCGGCTGCTCGGCGGCCTGCCGGGGCCGGACGTCGACGTCGCCGGCGGCGCCGCGCTCGCGGGGTGCGACGTCCCCGCGGCCCGGCTGCTGCTCGACGACCTGCACGAGGTCAGCCTGCTGGAGGAGGCGGCGCCGGAGCGGTACCAGATGCTGGACCCGCTCAAGGAGTTCGCCGCCGTCGAACCGGCGCCGCGGCAGGCGCTGGTGCGGCTGCTCGACTTCTACCTGGTCACGCTCGCGGCCGCGGTCGGCGCCGCGTACCCGTTCGACCGGGCCCAGCTGCCGGCGTCCGACCGGTCCTGCCCGGTCACGCCCGCGTTCGCCGACGAGGCCGCCGGGCTGCGCTGGATCGCCGCCGAACAGGTCAACCTCGTGGCCGCGATCCACTACGCCGCCCGGCACGACCTGCCCGAGCACACCTGGCGCCTCGCCGTGCTGCTGTGGCGCTACTTCAACACGACCAACCAGTTCGAGGACTGGATCGGCACGCTCGAACTCGCCTGGGAGACCGTCTCGGCCGACCCCGGCAACGACTACGGCCAGGCGCACGTGCTGCTCCGGCTGGCGACCGCGAACGACCGGCGCGGCAGGCTCGCGGAAGCACTCGAACTCGCCGCCCGGGCGCTGCCGAAGTGGCACCGGCTCGGCGACGCGCGGGGCGAAGCGGCAACGCTGTGCGCGCTCGCGATCCCCACCATGGAGCTGGGCAAGCACGAGCAGGCGATCGCCCACCTCGAAGCCGCGCTGGCGAAGTACGAGCTGAGCGAGGACCGGCGGGGCGAAGCCCACGCGCTGAGCATGCTCGGCTACCTCAACGAACTGCACGGCAACCTCGAAGTCGCGCTGGGTCAGCACGAAGCCGCGGCGCGGATGCTGCGGGAAATCGGGCACGTCCAAGGCATCGCGCACGCGCTCAACAACCTCGGTTCGGTGCAGGAGAACCTCGGGCTGCTCACCGAGGCGCTCGGCAGCTACACCGAAGCGCACGCGCACGCCGCCGAAGTCGGCGACCACTGCGTCGAGGCGTACGCGCTGAACAACATCGGCAACGTGCACCGCCAGCGCGGCAAGTTCACCGAAGCGGTGCGCTACCACGACAAGGCCAAGGAGGTCGCGGCCAACGTGCCGGACGCCGACCTGCGCACGCAGCTCTACCTCGACCGCGGCGCGACCGCGCTCGCGCGGGGTGCGCACCGGGACGCGCTCTCCGCCGGCCGCGCGGCCTTGGACCTGGCCGTCGGCGACGGGAACCGCACCTACCAGGCCCGCGCGCACCGCGGGGTCGCGGAAACGCTGCACGCGATGGGCGCGCACGACGACGCCGTCACGCATTGGGACGCCGCCGTCGAAGCGTTCGCCGAACTCGGTTTGCCGGAAGCCGGTGAATTGCGATCCGATCGCGTGGATTGGGAATGCGCCTGCGCTTCGCGGTGA
- a CDS encoding response regulator transcription factor: MRILVVDDDRAVRESLRRSLEFNGYQVQLASDGAQALEAIIADRPDAMVLDVMMPRLDGLEVARRLRSTGDDLPILVLTARDTVSDRVSGLDAGADDYLPKPFALEELLARLRALLRRASPEERNGQASEMLSFADLTLDPGTREVRRGGREISLTRTEFALLELFLSYPKHVLTRGRILEEVWGYDFPTSGNALEVYVGYLRRKTEAEGEPRLIHTVRGVGYVLRETPP, encoded by the coding sequence ATGCGCATCCTTGTGGTGGACGACGACCGCGCCGTCCGTGAGTCGCTTCGGCGGTCCCTGGAGTTCAACGGTTACCAGGTCCAGCTGGCCAGCGACGGTGCGCAGGCGCTGGAGGCGATCATCGCCGACCGGCCCGACGCCATGGTCCTCGACGTCATGATGCCGCGGCTGGACGGGCTCGAAGTGGCCCGCCGCCTGCGCAGCACCGGCGACGACCTGCCGATCCTCGTGCTGACCGCGCGCGACACCGTCTCCGACCGCGTGTCCGGCCTGGACGCCGGCGCCGACGACTACCTGCCGAAGCCGTTCGCGCTGGAAGAGCTGCTCGCCCGGCTGCGGGCGCTGCTGCGCCGCGCTTCGCCGGAGGAGCGGAACGGGCAGGCCTCGGAGATGCTGTCCTTCGCGGACCTGACCCTCGACCCGGGTACGCGGGAGGTCCGCCGCGGCGGGCGGGAGATCAGCCTGACCCGGACCGAGTTCGCCCTGCTGGAGCTGTTCCTTTCCTACCCGAAGCACGTCCTCACGCGGGGCCGGATCCTGGAGGAAGTATGGGGTTACGACTTCCCGACGTCGGGCAACGCGCTGGAGGTCTACGTCGGCTACTTGCGCCGCAAGACGGAGGCCGAGGGGGAGCCGAGGCTGATCCACACGGTGCGGGGGGTGGGGTACGTCCTGAGGGAAACCCCGCCGTGA
- a CDS encoding LysR family transcriptional regulator, protein MELRHLRTFRVVARTLNFTRAAAELHYAQSSVTEQIQALEAELGSKLFDRGRQLRLTSAGERLIGYADRMLSLAEEAKAAVEENRGEPEGELTVGALETLCAHWIPEIFSEYRAQWPRVRLTLTEGGRGELYQAVRQSEVDVCFTFGSPPADPAFASERLGEEPLVVIVPPGHPLADREKIEPGDLRGVGFLATPKGCGFREMLDRIDGPVIETEVASIAALGRCVAAGMGCALVPALAGRGDAVAVPLAGETTAVTMTWRKRDEHKPNVAALLATAGRVRA, encoded by the coding sequence ATGGAACTGCGCCACCTGCGCACCTTCCGCGTGGTCGCGCGGACGCTCAACTTCACCCGCGCCGCCGCGGAACTGCACTACGCGCAGTCCAGCGTCACCGAGCAAATCCAGGCACTGGAAGCGGAACTCGGGTCGAAGCTGTTCGACCGCGGACGGCAGCTCCGGCTCACCTCCGCCGGCGAACGCCTGATCGGGTACGCCGACCGGATGCTTTCCCTCGCCGAGGAAGCCAAGGCCGCGGTCGAGGAAAACCGCGGCGAGCCCGAAGGCGAACTGACCGTCGGCGCACTGGAAACCCTGTGCGCGCACTGGATCCCGGAGATCTTCAGCGAGTACCGGGCCCAGTGGCCGCGCGTGCGGCTGACGCTGACCGAAGGCGGACGCGGCGAGCTGTACCAGGCCGTGCGTCAGTCCGAAGTGGACGTCTGCTTCACCTTCGGCAGCCCGCCGGCCGACCCCGCGTTCGCGAGCGAACGCCTCGGGGAAGAGCCGCTCGTCGTCATCGTCCCACCCGGGCACCCGTTGGCGGACAGGGAAAAGATCGAGCCCGGCGATCTCCGCGGGGTCGGTTTCCTCGCCACGCCGAAGGGGTGCGGCTTCCGGGAAATGCTGGACCGGATCGACGGGCCGGTCATCGAGACCGAAGTCGCCAGCATCGCCGCGCTCGGGCGGTGCGTGGCCGCCGGGATGGGGTGCGCGCTGGTGCCCGCGCTCGCCGGCCGCGGTGACGCGGTCGCCGTACCCCTCGCCGGGGAGACGACCGCCGTCACCATGACCTGGCGCAAGCGCGACGAGCACAAGCCGAACGTCGCCGCGCTGCTCGCCACGGCCGGGCGCGTCAGGGCTTGA
- a CDS encoding trimeric intracellular cation channel family protein, which produces MLLTALEFVGLVAFAASGALAAVRARLDVFGVVVVGLTTALGGGVIRDVLLGIHPPTTLRNWPYLAVCAGTALVVFAFHPQVARLRRGVLLADALGLGVFATAGTTIAIDAGATVYAACLIGMTTGIGGGAVRDLLLREIPLVLRKEIYAVAALAGSVLVAAGHALRLPAGPVTVVSAAAVVAVRMIALWRHWNAPVARAPE; this is translated from the coding sequence ATGCTGCTCACGGCGCTGGAGTTCGTCGGGCTCGTCGCCTTCGCCGCGTCCGGGGCGCTCGCCGCCGTGCGGGCGCGGCTCGACGTCTTCGGGGTCGTCGTGGTCGGGCTCACCACCGCGCTCGGGGGCGGGGTCATCCGGGACGTCCTCCTCGGCATCCACCCGCCGACGACGTTGCGGAACTGGCCCTACCTCGCCGTCTGCGCCGGGACCGCGCTCGTCGTCTTCGCCTTCCACCCGCAGGTCGCGCGGCTGCGGCGGGGCGTTCTGCTCGCGGACGCGCTCGGGCTCGGCGTCTTCGCCACCGCCGGGACGACCATCGCGATCGACGCCGGCGCGACCGTGTACGCCGCGTGCCTGATCGGGATGACGACCGGGATCGGGGGCGGGGCCGTCCGGGACCTCCTGCTCCGGGAAATACCGCTCGTCCTGCGGAAAGAGATCTACGCCGTGGCCGCGCTGGCCGGGTCGGTGCTCGTCGCTGCCGGTCACGCTCTGCGACTGCCGGCCGGGCCGGTCACCGTCGTCTCGGCCGCCGCCGTGGTCGCCGTGCGGATGATCGCGCTCTGGCGGCACTGGAACGCCCCCGTCGCGCGGGCACCGGAGTGA
- a CDS encoding MFS transporter: MARLLTGLSLGYFLVMLDTTIVTVALPALSPSLADQQWISNGYTLTFAAFLLTAGAWSDRFGARRVFFTGLAAFAVLSGLSALASPALLIALRALLGVAGALLVPSSLSLIATAYPVPAARAKAMGVWAAVSGTGLVAGPLLGGVLTEAFGWRAIFVVNVPVALIALALSRSAPSTPPKPGRMDVVSQLSAIVALSTLTYALVEAAFWALIPAAAAALVFLRAQRRPDAMLPRRLVSWGLLAGAIVNFGLSGVLFVLSLYFQQTRGYAPSATGLAFLPLTIPTAFNPIFTGRLVARVGSRLPAVAGFSLMASGTLLQAFAPSLSVLALAAVGFGVSLAIPSLLTAVVGAAPPDLSGIAGGALNASRQTGAVLGVAVLGVLASGTSAAFALAAAAVILFAGGVSCSCVKRETPSRLTLLDESWLQGRKSLRNPLKKPFPRRDSSCPCPESWPESVAPCWPSASSRRRR; the protein is encoded by the coding sequence GTGGCAAGACTCCTCACCGGCCTTTCGCTGGGCTACTTCCTGGTCATGCTGGACACGACGATCGTGACGGTGGCGCTGCCGGCGCTGTCGCCTTCGCTGGCGGACCAGCAATGGATTTCGAACGGCTACACGCTGACGTTCGCGGCGTTCCTGCTGACGGCAGGCGCGTGGTCGGACCGCTTCGGCGCCCGCCGCGTGTTCTTCACCGGCTTGGCCGCCTTCGCGGTGCTGTCGGGGTTGTCCGCGTTGGCGTCTCCCGCGTTGTTGATCGCCCTCCGCGCGCTGCTGGGTGTGGCGGGGGCTTTGCTGGTGCCGTCGTCGCTGTCCTTGATCGCGACGGCGTACCCGGTGCCGGCCGCGCGCGCCAAGGCGATGGGGGTGTGGGCGGCGGTGAGCGGAACGGGGCTGGTGGCGGGCCCGCTGCTGGGCGGCGTGCTGACGGAGGCGTTCGGCTGGCGCGCGATCTTCGTCGTCAACGTCCCGGTGGCGCTGATCGCGCTGGCGCTTTCCCGCTCCGCGCCGTCGACGCCGCCGAAGCCGGGGCGGATGGACGTGGTCAGCCAGCTGTCGGCGATAGTCGCTTTGTCGACACTGACGTATGCCCTGGTAGAAGCCGCTTTCTGGGCCCTGATCCCCGCGGCCGCCGCTGCACTGGTGTTCCTCCGGGCCCAGCGCCGTCCGGACGCGATGCTCCCGCGACGTCTCGTGTCGTGGGGTCTCCTGGCGGGCGCGATCGTGAACTTCGGACTGTCGGGCGTCCTGTTCGTCCTGTCGCTGTACTTTCAGCAAACCCGCGGCTACGCCCCATCGGCAACGGGCTTGGCGTTCCTCCCGTTGACCATCCCGACGGCGTTCAACCCGATCTTCACCGGCCGCCTGGTCGCCCGCGTCGGCTCGCGACTTCCCGCGGTGGCGGGCTTTTCGTTGATGGCGTCGGGAACGCTGCTGCAAGCGTTCGCGCCGTCGCTTTCGGTCCTGGCGCTGGCCGCGGTGGGGTTCGGCGTCTCACTGGCGATCCCGTCCCTGCTGACCGCGGTGGTCGGCGCGGCCCCGCCGGACCTGTCGGGAATCGCGGGTGGTGCGTTGAACGCGTCCCGCCAGACGGGCGCGGTCCTGGGCGTCGCCGTCCTCGGCGTGCTGGCCTCTGGAACGTCGGCGGCTTTCGCGCTGGCCGCCGCAGCCGTGATCTTGTTCGCCGGGGGTGTTTCCTGTTCTTGCGTGAAACGGGAAACCCCTAGTCGATTAACACTGCTTGACGAATCCTGGTTGCAGGGCCGGAAATCACTCCGGAATCCCCTGAAAAAACCATTCCCGAGGAGGGATTCGTCATGTCCTTGCCCAGAAAGCTGGCCAGAATCGGTGGCCCCGTGCTGGCCCTCTGCATCATCGCGGCGGCGCCGCTGA
- a CDS encoding response regulator transcription factor, with the protein MIKLMFADDEELVRSGLRAMMSGAQDIEIVGEASDGRSAVEVARRYHPDVALLDIKMRAPDDGIRALRAILALPDPPTVAMLTTFDIDEYVSLALRLGANGFLLKDIDPAALLRAVRDLARGGAVLDPGVAARMVQSHRDEQRAAQPARKLLASLSEREREVVALIGQGLSNAEIGGRLHLSEATVKGYVSAVLSKIGAANRVQAALLAYRGGLLDQ; encoded by the coding sequence TTGATCAAGCTCATGTTCGCCGACGACGAGGAACTGGTGCGCTCGGGGCTGCGCGCGATGATGTCCGGGGCCCAGGACATCGAGATCGTGGGCGAAGCCTCCGACGGCAGATCCGCGGTCGAGGTCGCCCGTCGATATCACCCGGACGTTGCCCTGCTCGACATCAAGATGCGGGCCCCCGACGACGGCATTCGCGCGCTCAGGGCCATCCTTGCGCTCCCCGATCCGCCCACCGTGGCCATGCTGACCACCTTCGACATCGACGAGTACGTCAGCCTCGCGCTGCGGCTCGGGGCCAACGGCTTCCTGCTCAAGGACATCGATCCCGCCGCTCTGCTGCGGGCGGTCCGGGACCTCGCGCGAGGGGGTGCCGTCCTCGATCCCGGCGTCGCCGCTCGGATGGTTCAGTCGCATCGGGACGAACAACGTGCCGCTCAGCCCGCGCGGAAGCTGCTCGCCTCGCTGTCCGAACGGGAACGTGAAGTCGTCGCGCTGATCGGCCAAGGGCTGAGCAACGCCGAGATCGGGGGGCGGCTCCACCTGTCCGAAGCCACCGTCAAGGGGTACGTCTCCGCCGTGCTCTCCAAGATCGGGGCCGCGAACCGGGTGCAGGCCGCGCTGCTGGCCTACCGCGGTGGGCTGCTCGACCAGTAG
- a CDS encoding type ISP restriction/modification enzyme: MVAFVCSAGFLAGPGFAGMREYLRRTADEGWIVDLTPEGHQPPMNTRFFRENQQPICVAVFIRRGGPDPDVPARVHRTLVKGTVEQKVDALACLMTGDARWQLCTNAWDAPFDIGESGIWASMPTVPELMPWALPGVKPNRTWVYAPEPETLWERWKVLVRAPVTEKSTLVKETRDSKLNIEKAQVRGMGRHVGTMGAETGPCPPLCRLGHRSFDRKWVIPDNRLHDTPRPPLWYTHSDKQIFVVEQHAHPVTAGPALVFSSLIPDMHFHSGRGGRVLPLYRDAKVNTANVSPGLLEHLSRRLKCIVAPEDLVAYLAAVAAHDGYTRRFAEELKQPGIKIPLTASRSLWRAAVNIGQEVLWLHTYGERGVDPGAGRLASAPRLNADRPAVRLGIPDTPDLMPEKIWYDEPTRSLHVGDGIVAPVSPAVMAFEVSGMPVVKHWFGYRKRRPDGTRSSPLNDIVATTWTPAMTTELLDLLNVLERCVALAPEQDSLLTKIVSGPLITVDDLVSSGVLPVPSSATKMPRPDLENDLFSEAD, translated from the coding sequence GTGGTCGCCTTCGTCTGCTCCGCGGGCTTCTTGGCGGGACCGGGGTTCGCGGGTATGCGCGAGTACCTCCGCCGGACGGCGGACGAAGGCTGGATCGTAGACCTCACTCCTGAGGGGCATCAGCCTCCTATGAACACCAGGTTCTTCCGCGAGAATCAGCAACCGATCTGCGTCGCGGTGTTCATCCGGCGGGGTGGCCCGGACCCGGACGTTCCCGCTCGGGTGCATCGCACGTTGGTCAAGGGGACCGTCGAGCAAAAGGTGGACGCACTGGCTTGCCTGATGACTGGTGATGCGCGTTGGCAGCTTTGCACGAACGCCTGGGATGCGCCGTTCGACATCGGGGAGTCCGGAATCTGGGCTTCCATGCCGACTGTTCCTGAACTCATGCCTTGGGCTTTGCCTGGAGTTAAACCGAACCGGACCTGGGTCTACGCGCCGGAGCCGGAGACGTTGTGGGAGCGCTGGAAGGTGTTGGTCCGGGCGCCTGTGACCGAGAAGTCGACCTTGGTCAAGGAAACACGCGACAGCAAGTTGAACATCGAAAAAGCACAGGTGCGCGGCATGGGTCGACATGTCGGCACCATGGGGGCCGAGACAGGGCCGTGTCCTCCGTTGTGTCGCTTGGGGCATAGATCTTTCGATCGGAAATGGGTGATACCGGACAACAGGTTGCACGACACGCCGCGGCCGCCATTGTGGTACACGCACTCGGACAAACAGATCTTCGTGGTCGAGCAGCATGCGCACCCTGTGACCGCCGGACCGGCCCTGGTCTTTTCCTCACTGATCCCGGACATGCACTTTCATTCAGGACGCGGCGGCCGGGTGCTTCCGCTGTACCGAGACGCCAAGGTGAACACAGCCAACGTCAGCCCCGGCCTGCTGGAGCATCTCTCACGGCGGCTGAAATGCATCGTCGCGCCAGAAGACCTGGTCGCTTATCTAGCTGCGGTCGCCGCGCACGATGGCTACACTCGCCGCTTCGCCGAGGAACTGAAGCAACCCGGGATAAAGATCCCCCTTACGGCCAGTCGATCCCTGTGGCGGGCAGCGGTGAATATCGGGCAGGAAGTGCTGTGGTTGCACACCTATGGTGAGCGAGGTGTGGACCCCGGCGCCGGGCGCCTGGCGAGTGCGCCTCGCCTGAACGCGGACCGGCCTGCTGTGCGACTCGGCATACCGGATACCCCGGACCTGATGCCTGAGAAGATTTGGTACGACGAACCAACTCGTTCACTTCACGTCGGCGACGGGATCGTCGCACCGGTTTCGCCCGCTGTGATGGCGTTCGAGGTTTCGGGGATGCCCGTTGTCAAGCATTGGTTCGGGTACCGCAAGAGGCGGCCGGACGGCACCCGCTCGTCGCCGCTCAACGACATCGTCGCCACGACGTGGACCCCGGCGATGACCACAGAGCTGCTGGACCTACTGAACGTGCTGGAGCGCTGCGTGGCGCTCGCGCCCGAACAGGACAGTCTCTTGACGAAGATCGTAAGTGGTCCGCTGATAACGGTGGACGATCTCGTATCGTCCGGAGTGCTGCCCGTGCCCAGTTCGGCGACGAAGATGCCCAGACCTGATCTCGAAAACGATCTCTTCAGTGAAGCTGACTAG
- a CDS encoding HAMP domain-containing sensor histidine kinase has translation MTEPGDPRGTRWGTRRFSLRGRVTLLAAACVAGAVALVSIGAYMVVRSNLYQQLDDSLMARAQAAADSPQVQTELRQVPGAFLASADLQIGQLNAAPDVQHAVMTYPLSSSAPPFGQEELAVANGDSPESMRTDFRTDSRVVALPTGHGEAIVLAQSMGPTKRTLNELALVLFLIGGAGILVAAAAGTAVARTGLRPVDRLTLAAERVAKTGDLRPIPVSGDDELARLTTSFNTMLGTVADSQERQRQLVADAGHELRTPLTSLRTNLELLLAASKPGAPPLPDADRIDIVADISGQLDELTQLIGDLVELARQDEPRERFERVELLDVVERALDRARRRAGEIDFDVSLQPWVLTGDNSSIERAVLNLLDNAVKFSPPGSTVWVRLYPLGDGTAVVEVADAGPGIAEEDLPKVFDRFYRSSEARTLPGSGLGLAIVKHAAERHGGAVYASQAPEGGALMTIRLPGAPG, from the coding sequence GTGACCGAGCCCGGCGACCCCCGGGGCACGCGCTGGGGGACGCGCCGGTTCTCCCTGCGCGGCCGGGTGACGCTGCTGGCCGCCGCCTGTGTCGCCGGTGCCGTCGCGCTGGTGTCGATCGGCGCGTACATGGTCGTCCGCAGCAACCTCTACCAGCAGCTCGACGACAGCTTGATGGCGCGCGCGCAGGCCGCCGCCGACTCGCCGCAGGTGCAGACCGAGCTGCGGCAGGTCCCCGGCGCGTTCCTCGCCAGCGCCGACTTGCAGATCGGGCAGCTCAACGCGGCTCCGGACGTCCAGCACGCCGTGATGACCTACCCGCTGTCGAGCTCGGCGCCGCCGTTCGGCCAGGAGGAGCTGGCCGTCGCGAACGGCGACTCGCCCGAGTCGATGCGGACCGACTTCCGCACCGACAGCCGCGTGGTCGCGCTGCCGACCGGGCACGGCGAGGCCATCGTGCTCGCGCAGTCGATGGGGCCGACCAAGCGCACGCTGAACGAGCTCGCGCTGGTGCTGTTCCTCATCGGCGGTGCCGGCATCCTGGTCGCCGCCGCGGCGGGCACCGCGGTCGCGCGCACCGGCCTGCGCCCGGTCGACCGGCTGACCCTGGCGGCCGAGCGCGTCGCCAAGACCGGCGACCTGCGGCCGATCCCGGTCAGCGGGGACGACGAGCTCGCGCGCCTCACCACGAGCTTCAACACGATGCTCGGCACGGTCGCGGACTCCCAGGAACGCCAGCGCCAGCTGGTCGCGGACGCCGGCCACGAGCTGCGGACGCCGCTGACGTCGCTGCGCACCAACCTCGAGCTGCTGCTCGCCGCGAGCAAGCCGGGCGCGCCGCCGCTGCCGGACGCGGACCGGATCGACATCGTCGCGGACATCAGCGGCCAGCTCGACGAGCTGACGCAGCTCATCGGCGACCTCGTCGAGCTCGCCCGCCAGGACGAGCCGCGCGAGCGCTTCGAACGCGTCGAGCTGCTGGACGTCGTCGAGCGGGCGCTCGACCGGGCGCGGCGGCGCGCGGGCGAGATCGACTTCGACGTCTCGCTGCAGCCGTGGGTGCTCACCGGCGACAACAGCTCGATCGAGCGCGCGGTGCTGAACCTGCTCGACAACGCGGTGAAGTTCTCGCCGCCGGGGTCGACGGTCTGGGTGCGGCTGTACCCGCTCGGCGACGGCACGGCGGTCGTCGAGGTGGCCGACGCCGGCCCGGGCATCGCCGAGGAAGACCTGCCCAAGGTGTTCGACCGCTTCTACCGCTCGTCGGAGGCGCGGACGCTGCCCGGCTCGGGGCTCGGCCTGGCGATCGTGAAGCACGCGGCGGAGCGCCACGGCGGCGCGGTGTACGCCTCGCAGGCGCCGGAGGGCGGCGCGTTGATGACGATTCGGCTGCCGGGGGCGCCCGGCTGA